The genomic DNA CGACGCCCTCTCTCGGTCTGGAAGCTTCGTCTGGTTCCATGGCGGCCAGGGCTCGGGACGAGATATTGTCCTCGACACGCTGCAATCCCGCTTCGGGGACAAGCTCGCCGTAGTCCGGACCGTGTCCCTCTCTTCCGCCGATGCCGTCGCGCATGCGCGCCTGCAACTCGCGGGATGGGCACGCCGCGAGAAGCCAACCCCGAATTTGCTGTCGGGATCGACTCGGGAGGCGCTTACCGCCAGCATCGACCAATTGCACGAGCAAGAACGGATCCTTGCATTACGCATCCACCCCTCATGGGGAGAAGGGCGCAATGCGGTCGAGCAAACAATCGCCGAGCGCGCTGGGGATTTCGTGCGTCAACTCGGGCTCGCATTAAAGGAAAAGCCCTTCCTCCGCGTGCTTGTTCTCGCGAGTTCACATCCCCGCGGGGCTCTTCGCGATCTGGGGTATCGCGCCACACAAGAGTTTGCCCTGCCAGTCCCCCGCCTCGCGAAACATGCGCTCGAAGATGAAGCACCCTGGCGCACGCTTCAGACTGATTTCCATCGACTCCGGGAAGAACTTGTCACCAGGACGCGCCCTTCCAATCTACCCACTCCCAACCAATTGAGGCTGGCGGTCGCACTTGTCTCGCTCGGCTCCCCGCCTGCCGAGATCGCACGACGACTCCGCTCCCTCATCAGCCATGATTTGGAGCCCCTGCTCGAACAGCTGCGTCAAACCTTGGCTTGGCACGAGCACGCCCCCGCCCTTCAGCGGGCTGCATTCGCCAGATTCGCTCTGTCTTGGGACAAACTCCTCGCCTCGGTCCCGGAACTCCAGAACATCGAAGACCTCGTCCGCGTTGGGCTGGGGTATGAGACGAGTGACGGGCGCGTACGCCTGAGCGAACCGGTCCGCAAGGCACTGCTGTCGGGCAACATATTGGGACAGAAACTGGCCGAGCCCGACCTGCTCACCCATGCGCGCTTCGAACAAGCCTGGACGCAACTTGATGGTGCCACAACCCCGGAGCAACTCCACCCCAGCAAGGTGATTCCGTGGCTAGAGAAAATGCACCACAGGGCGCACGCCGGCACGCATACCCGCGAACAGCTCGAGCACCTCGACCTGCCCGCTCCCGAGATGTATTGGGACCTTGGACGCGCACTCAGCCGTGAACAAGAGCGCTTCGAAGACGCGGCGCTCGTGTACAGACGCTGTTGGACGAAATTCCAGCACGACGACTATGCGCACCACTATTATGCGTGGAATCTCGATCGAGCTGCTCGCGAGCCCGACGAGGTCGAGAAGCACTACGCCCTCGCGATAGAACAGCGTCCGGACAACGTCTGGTGGCACGCGCGCCTGTGTACATTCCTCATCCACCGCGCCCGGTTCCGTGACGCGGAAGAGGCCTTTCGCCGAGCGCTCGAGCATCTCGACCCGAGCGAAGTCGAGGTCCAAGAGGATGCGCGATTCGCACATTCCCTCCATCGCTGGCTCATCGAGGCATGGCTCAACATGGGTGAGATTGACCGGGCGAACGAAGTGATGTCGCTCGTACCTCGTGACATCATCGCATCCAGCAACGTACTCCGTGCGCTCTCCGCGCGAGTCGCCGACGCCATGGAAGCGACGCAGCTTGGCGAGTCCGTCTACCCTCAAGCGATTCCTCCAGAAGAACGCTGGACGCAGCCCGCGTTCCTCCCTGAAGAAGACGACGGCCATGAATTGGAGACTTGGCGTCCCGGGCGAGTGCGCAGGGTGGGTGAGGCGGACATTGAACTCGTCTACGCCGAGCCTGACGAGAAGGCGGAGTCCCGGGAACTCCAAGGGGTCGAACTCTCGCTCCATGAATGGAATGAAATGGCGCGCGGGCGTGCCCCCCAGAGCGACGCTTTCGTCATCCTGGCCGAATACTCGCAAGGAGTGAGGCGAATCTTTCATTGGCCCGCCAAGAGCATCGAGGTGATCGGCTCTGGCCCCGACGAGAATCTCGAGCTGCTCCGCTATGTCCACCAGTGGCTCGGCACGTCCGCGACATCGTCGCCATGATTCCGGCAGCCAGCCTTGCCACTCTTGAAACACCCCTTCGCGAAGATCGGATGTACCTGTTCGTCTGCGGTCCGGGCGGTAGACCAGGGTATGGAGCCGAAGCACTCGCCCTCGCGCTTCCTGAACGCGGATGGATAACGGTCGATTCGTGCAAGGTCGGACGAGAACTGCCCCAGGAAGGAATTATCTCGCGATGGCGTCGCTCTCCAGAGGATCAACTCCTCATCTCGGTGCTCACGCATCCGCACGACGATCACGCGGCTGGCCTGGCGGAGCTGCTCGACGCCATGCGCCCACCCCTCGTGGCGGTGACAGGTAATACACCTCCCGAACAAGATCTCGCCCGGCGTATTCGCGATCTGGAGTTATCGGGTGTCACCAGTCAGAACATCGCCGCTCGCACGGTCCGGGCGGCAGTGAGCGCAATGGAGCGACTCGTCTCCTCTGGGGCCACGACACTCCTTCCCATCCGCGACCAGCAGACGCTCATCTCTGGTCCGGCGAGAGTGCGGTGCCTCGCCCCCACGGAACTGGAGATTCGCACGCTCCTCTCCCATCTTCCCAAGGAACGAGCGAATGAACTCAGTACCGTCCTTGAGGTAACCTGGGGACAGACACGACTGATGCTCGGCGCGGACTTACCGTGGAAGAATCCGAGTGGCTCGGTGCTGCCAAGCGGATGGGAGTCCGTGGACAAGCGCCATCCCGGACTGTCTGACCATACGGGATTGAAAGTCCCCCACCATGGCTCGCGCGAGGCCCTGCATCCCAGACTGCTAGGAATCACCGGACCTGGACCACGCCTCTGGGTGTGCACCCCGTTCGAGAGGTCGGACCTACCGAGAATGGACGCCGCTGACGGGGCGGACATCCTCCTCGCAGTAGAGCCCTGCTTGCATCTGACAAAGCAACCTCATGTCTCGGCCAACGCATCGAATGCAACCCTGCGGGTAGGCACGCTCAGACCTCCACCCGGAACCCCCCGCTCCCTCAAGAGCGCGCCACCGGCCGGTCCTCTTGACGCAGTCTGGTGCTTCGGCTTCGACAACATGGGCCAACTCGTCGGCCGGTGGAGGGGAGATGCCGCGATCGAAGTCGTCCCCTGACATCTGAGGCACCGTCCTACGGCCGCCCCCCACCCGAGGTGGAGAACCACGCGGGGCCATCCATGTCGCGGGACTCGCCACCCGACGAGGGCCGGAAGGGGGACTCGTCCATCATCGAGTCGCCGTCGCCCGGGCCCGAGTCATTCCCCTCGAAGACGACTTCCAGGAGCGCCACGAGCAGGCCCGCGAGCCCCACGCTCGCCAGCGCGATCTTCATCTTGCGTCGGCGCATCCGCGCCTTGTGCCAGTGCGTGACGGCGGCTGGCAGGACGATGACTTGTCCTGGAGGACGGGAGGACATGCCACCATTCTAGCCCATGCCGGGAGGGAAGGTGAAAAGGGCGTCACCTTCCCGGCACCGGGAGGTTTCCGGATGTATCTCTCCCGTGACGTGATGAACCTGGACCTCTTTCCTCCCGAGCCCTCCGCCGCGACCCGGCCCCTCGAGCGTCTGCTGAGGGTCTCGCGCATCTACCTGGAACCCGAAGCCGGGCTGCACCCGCGCGGCCGGGATATCCTCGCGCGCTTCCCCGACGCCGAACGGGTGGAGGTCCGCTCGCACTGGAACATCCCCGGCCTCCACGGCAACGAGGGCAACGTCGAGTCCTGGAACCGCATCAAGGGGAGCACCCTGGTGCTGGGCATGAAGAAGACGATGCGCTTCGAGCCCAACGGGCGCAGCGCGGACTTCCTGCCGCCCTCCGCGGCCAACGGCTGCGTCATGGCCTGCGCCTACTGTTACGTGCCGCGTCACAAGGGCTACGCCAACCCCGTCACCGTCTTCGTCAACATCGACCGGATCCAAGCCGCCCTCCGCCGGCACGCGGGCAAGCTGGGGCCCAAGCGCGAGCCCAACCTCGTGGACCCGCGCTACTGGGTCTACGACATCGGGTGCAACAGCGACTGCTCGGCCGACGCGGCCCTGAGCGACAACGTGCGCGATCAGGTGCGGCTGTTCACCACCCTGCCCAACGCCATGGGCTCGTTCGCCACCAAGTTCGTCAACCGCGAGCTGCTCACCTACGCGCCCCAGGGCAAGACGCGCATCCGCTTCAGCCTGATGCCGCACGCGAAGGCGAAGCTGCTCGACGTGCGCACCAGCCCCATCGCCGAGCGGATCGCCGCCATCGACGACTTCGTGGCGGCGGGCTACGAGGTGCACCTGAACTTCTCGCCCGTGGTCATCACCGACGGCTGGCAGGCGGAGTACGACGCGCTCTTCCAGGAGCTGGACGACACGCTGGGGGCGGCGGCCAAGGCGCAGCTCGCGTGTGAGATCATCTTCCTCACCCACAACGAGCGGCTGCACGAGGTGAACCTGGGCTGGCACCCCCAGGCCGAGGCGCTGCTGTGGCGGCCGGAGTTACAAGAGGCGAAGGTGTCCCAGATGGGGGGCACCAACGTGCGCTACCGCACCGGGATGAAGGGGCAACTGGTGCGCGAGTTCATCCAGTTGCTGGAGCGGCGCATGCCCTACTGCCGGGTGCGCTACGCGTTCTGACGCACGGCCCCGCTCAGTCCGGGAGGACGAGCGTCACGCTCCGCGTCTGGACGTGGCACGCGTCCTCGCCCACGGAGACGGACTGGGTCACGGTGCGCTGGCCGTCGGCGCTCGTGGCGGTGAGGACGTACTCGCCCGGGCTCTCGTACCCGGTCACCCACGCGTCGCAGTTGCCCTGCCGCGTCTGGCTGCCATTGCACAACGCCTGCTGCTCGGGCCCGCCATCGCGCGTGAAGGTGACGCGCGCGTCGCGCTGGGGATGGCCCTGCCCGTCCACCACCTGGATCCGCACCGAGGCCCGCGCCTCCAGGGTGCAGGCGGACGTGTTGGAGCCACAAGCGGAGGACAGGGTGGCGATGACGAGCAGCAGGGCGGCACGAAGGGGGTTCCTGTCTCGTGCGCTCACTGGAAGTCCTCGTCGCGGATGCGCAGGGTGTGATGGGTGAGTCCGTAGGTCCGTGAGTCCTCGCGCTCGCTGACCCACGCTTCGTCGCGGACCGGCTCCTGCGAGTAGACCCGCCCACCCGTGTCCGTCCGGTAGAGCGTCAGCGACACGAACGTGTCCGTGGGCCTGGGGTTCACTCCGAAGGCGCTGTCCGAGCGCAGCTCCCGCACCGTGCCGCTCGGGACGGAGGCCACGCCTTCGGTCTCGCTTCCCAGTTGCCCGGTGGTCTTCCACTCCACGCGCAGCGCATGGCTCGACTGGTTGTCGAGGAAGTACTTCGCGCTCCCCACCTCCTCGTGGATGACTTCTCCCGAGCCACAACCCAGGGACAGCACGACGGGACACACCCAGAGCATCGATCGAAGGTTCATGCCCAGGCCCCTCAGCAAGCCCCACGCCACGGGCCTCCCGCCTGGGAACATGCACTCCGAACACCGCGAAACCACCTGGAAAAGCGAGGAGGGCCTGACGCGGGCGCCCTACACCGACCAGGTCAGGTCGTACTCGCTCATCATCGGGCCCAGGCGATGGCTGGCCACGCGGACGCCCCGCGCTCCCGCCTTCTTGAGCATCGCCTCCAACAGGCCCTCCAGGTACGGACGCGGCAACAGCGCCCGCGTGAAGGTGACGCGCGCGCGCGTGGGCGACAGCCACGTCACCACCATCGGGCCCCCCATGGGCGTCAGCACCTGGTACGCCATGGGCAGGTTCTCCAACACCCGCCGCGGCGTGCCCGAGCTCAGCACGTCCATGGCCCGGCCCACCGGACTCTTGAGGAACACCGCCGTCCCCAAGTGCCCCAACATCCGCATCATCTCCTCGACGTCACACTCCCCCTCCGCCATCAACCACGCCGCCCGCCCGAGCAGCTTCACGAAGTCCTTCGCCGGGTAGGCGAAGAAGTCCACGAAGTCTCGGCCCGCTCCGCACTCCTCCAGGCACGCCTCCAAGGCGGCCTCGCCCCGCAGCGCCAACAACGCCTCCTGCACGCTCCGGAAGAACATGCCCCGCAGGGTGTCCTCGGGCGACAGCCAGGCGAGCTGCTGCGACAGCTCCTGGCCAGCCAGTGCCGTGCGCTCCTCGATGCCGATATTCATCCCGTGCGCCCTCCCCGGCTCGCCTCGGCGAACCCATCCCCCGATCCAACCCGTGGACCCCGCCCACCCCCGTGTCCTGGAAATCCTGTCACACCTGGACGTCCAGGTAAAACCGTGTGTATCGCCGACATCAATCTTCACATGGGGCGCGTGTCAGGACGGACCCACCTCAGGGCACGCCTGTCATACTGACTCGATCCCGTACCATCTCCCGCGCCCTCGCCGCGCCGTATCACCCGTGCTGGAAGGTCAGCACGTCCGGGCCCTTTCCTCCCAGCCACTCTGCGCAGCGCGCGCGCCATGCCCGGAGCACTCGCCAGCGCGTCCGGCGCCGTGAAGGCGAGGTCTCCTGGGGCGGGACATCCGCGCGCACCCGAGTGGCTCTGTCCCCCGAGGGACCAGCGGCCCCGCGTACGGCCCTCGGCATATATAAGGATGCGCCAGGGAGGCCGTCCGTGAAGACACGTCGGTGGGTGTTGCTCTGCGCATGGACGGCACTGGTGTACGCGGGCGCCGTGCCCTCGGGCTTCGTCCTGGACGATGCGTTCGCCGTGGCCAGCAGCCCCGTCGTCCAGGGCGAGGTGTCCCCGGCCGAGGCCTTCCTCCGCGACTACTGGGGCCGCGTTCCGCCGAACACCATCGGCACCTACCGGCCCCTCGCCGTGCTGACCTTCGTGCTCGACGAGCGGGTGGGCGGCGGCGCGCCCTGGGTGTTCCACCTGACCAACGTGCTGCTGCATGTGCTCGCCGTGGCGGCCCTGTACGGCGCGTGGCGCGCGTGGGCGGGCGACACCACCGCCTGGGCCGCCGCCGCGCTCTTCGCCGCGCTCGCCGCTCCCGCCGAGGCCGTGCACTCCATCGTCGGCCGCGCGGACGTGCTCGCCGCGCTCCTCGGACTGCTCGGCTGGGCCGCCCACCGCACCCCGGGCCCGCGCGCCGCCACACTCGCCGTGCTCGCCTACGCGCTCGCGCTCCTCTCCAAGGAGAGCGCCCTGCTCTACCCCCTCGTGTGGTGTCTGCTGGAGGCGCTGCGCACGGGCCGCTGGCGCTCGCTCCCCTGGGGCCGGGTGGGCGCCTATGTCCTCGTGACGGGGCTCGTCCTGAGCGCTCGCGCGCACGCCCTCGGGACGGTCCTCGGCGCGAGCATCGGCGACATGACCAACCCGCTCGTCACCGCCTCCTGGAGCGGGCGCGTCCTCGGCGCGGCGGACATCTTCTGGTCTCAATACCTCGCCGGCATCGTCAACCCCCTGCACCGGCTCTACCTGTGCTCCGCGCCCGCGTGCGCCCCCGCGGGCGTGGACAGCGCCGGAGCCTGGCTCGGCCTGGGCACGCTCGCGCTGCTCGCCACCCTGGCCGTGGCCCTGTGGCGCCGGGCGCCCCTCGCGAGCGCCGGCCTCGCCTGGTTCCTCCTGTTGTTCCTCCCCGTCTCCAACCTGCTCGTGGTGAGCCCCTCCCTGTACGGAGAAAGGTTGCTCTACGCGCCCCTCATGGGCGCCTCGATCGCCCTGGCCCATGCCGTGTCGCGCCTCGCCGCCCGGCTGCCCCGGCCATCGCTCGCCTGGGGACTGCTCGCCGCGCTCGGCGCGGGCAATGCCCTGGCCGTGCAGTCGCGACACGCGGACTGGCGCGATGGCGACTCGCTCGCCCTTCACGCGATCGAGGTGGAGCCCCGCGGCGCCGTGCTCCAGGCCAACGCCGCCGCGTCCTGGTTGAGTCTCGGCCGCTGGAGCGAGGCCGAGCGGTGCGCCCGCGAGGCCATCGCGCTCGACGCGGACTTTGGCCGGCCCCATCGTCTGCTCGGCGCGGCGTTGGATCTCCAGGGGCGCGCTGGAGAGGCCCAGGCCCATTTCGAGCGGGCACTCGCCCTGGACGGCAGCGAGGAGTCCCTGTTGAACCTGGCGCGCTTCCATGCCCAGCACGGAGACCTGAAACGCGCGCTCGGGCTGCTGGAGCGGGAAGCCCTGTCCCAACCCCCGAGCCAGAACCGGCTCGCCCTGGCCGAGCAACTGCGCCGGCAGCTCGCCTCCGAGCGCCCCTGACGCGGCCCGTGGCCAGGGAGCCTGGAGCTCGCCCCCCTGACCGCATGGCCGTGGCTCCCCCGCTTCCTTCCCGGAGCGCCCATCCCCAGCGTGTGGAGACGCGGTTCAGGAGGAAACGGCCATGGCGGAGGCGGACGTGCGAGGGGACATGCCCTACCGCACCTTGGGAAAGACCGGGGAGAAGGTGTCGGCGATCGGCCTGGGCGGCTGGCACATCGGACTGCCCACCGTGGACGAGAAGCTGGGGGTGCGGCTCGTGCGCGCGGCCATCGACCGCGGCATCAACTTCATGGACAACTGCTGGGACTACCACGAGGGCCTGAGCGAGCTGCGCATGGGCCGGGCGCTCCAGGACGGCTACCGCCAGAAGGTCTTCCTCATGACGAAGATCGACGGGCGCACGAAGAAGGAGGCGCTGCGGCAGTTGGAGCACTCGCTGGAGCGCCTGCGCACGGACCACGTCGACCTCGTGCAGCACCATGAGATCCTCCGCTACGAGGACCCCGACCGCGTCTTCGCCGAGGAGGGCGCACACGCGGCGCTGCTCGAGGCCCAGAAGGCCGGCAAGGTGCGCTACGTGGGCTTCACCGGGCACAAGGATCCGCGCATCCACCTGCACATGCTGGAGGTCGCCCGCGAGCACGGCGCCCACTTCGACGCGGTGCAGATGCCCCTCAACCTCATGGACGCGCACTTCCGCAGCTTCTCCCAGCTCGTCGTGCCGGAGCTCGTGCGCCAGGGCATCGGCGTGCTCGCCATGAAGACGCTGGCCAACGGCTCGCTCCTGCGCAGCAAGACGGTGACGCCCATCGAGTGTCTGCACTACGCGCTGCACCTGCCCACCTCCGCCGTCATCACGGGCATCGACAGCGAGGCCATCCTGGACCAGGCCTTCGAGGCGGCTCGCACCTTCAAGCCCTTCTCGGACGAGGCGTGGAAGGCCCTGCTCGCCAAGACGCGCGCGGCCGCGGCCCGGGGCGAGTTCGAGCCCTTCAAGACCTCGTCCGTCTACGATGGCACCGCCACCCACCCCGAATGGCTCGGCGAGGAACCCGAGGCGCTGCGGGCCCTCGTTCCCGCGTGACCCGGAACCCGGGCCACCCGCCCGTCGAGAGGCCGCCCCCTCCCCTGCCCCCGCTTCCCCTGACCGGGGAGAGGGAGCGTGCATAGCGTGGAGGGAACAGGGGTGGAGCCTTCCCCGGGAGTCCCGATTCCATGTCCTCGCGCGCACCCGAGTCCATCCACCTGTCGCGTCGTGAGTTCGACGCGCTCCTGTTCGACCTGGACGGTGTGGTGACCCGCACCGCCAGCGTCCATGCCGCCGCGTGGAAACGCCTGTTCGACGCCTATCTCCCCCAGGGCTCGCCTCCCTTCACCCCGGAGGACTACCGCCTCTACGTGGATGGCCGGCCGCGCCTGGAGGGCATCCGCTGCTTCCTGAGGAGCCGGGGCCTCACCGCGCCCGAGGGCACTCCGGAAGAGGGCCCGGACGCGGAGACGGTGCAGGGGCTCGGGGCGCGCAAGAACGCCTGGTTCCTGGAAGCCCTGAAGCAGCGCGGCGTGGAGGTGAGTCCGTCGGCGGTGCGGCTGCTGGAACGGGCGCGCGCGGCGGGCCTGCGCACGGCGGTGGTGACGTCCAGCCGCAACGGCGAGGCCATCCTCCGGGCGGGACGGCTCGGACACCTGTTCGACGCCCGGGTGGATGGCGTGGAGGCCGGGAGGCTCGGGTTGGCGGGCAAGCCCGCGCCGGACACCTTCCTGGAAGGCGCCCGGCGCCTGGGGGTGGTGCCCGCGCGGGCCGTGGTGTTCGAGGACGCCCAGGCGGGCGTCGAGGCGGGGCGGCGAGGCGGCTTCGGGTGCGTCATCGGGGTGCGCCGCTCCGGAGCGCGAGGCGAGCTGTTGAGGGCGGGCGCGGACGTGGAGGTGACGGAGCTCTCCGCCGTGGACGTGGACGGCGCGGACACCCATGCCGAGGGAGCGATGCCATGAACCCAGAGCCGTGGCTGTTCACCTACGAGGACTTCGCGCCCGAGCGGGAAGGGCTGCGCGAGGCGCTGTGCACGCTGGGCAATGGGTACTTCGCCACGCGCGGGGCGGCGCCCGAGTCCCACGCGGATGGGACGCACTACCCGGGGACCTACCTGGCGGGCGGCTACAACCGGTTGACGACGGATCTGTCCGGGCAGGTGGTGGAGAACGAGGACCTCGTCAACATGCCCAACTGGCTGCCCCTCACCTTCCGGTTGGAGGGAGAGGACTGGTTCGACCTCCGGGCGGTCACCCCGCTGGAGTATCGGCAGGTGCTGGACCTGGCGCGGGGCCTGCTGCTGCGCACGGTGCGCTTCGTGGACGCCCGGGGCCGGAGGACACGGCTGGAGCAACGGCGCTTCGTGCACATGCGGGACAAGCACCTGGCGGGACAGGAAATGGTGCTCGTGCCGGAGAACTGGAGCGGACAGGTCCGCGTGCGCTCGGCGCTGGATGGACGGGTGATCAACGCCGGAGTCCCCCGCTACCAGCGGCTCCAGGGCAGGCACCTGCGCACGCTGGTGGCCGAGGAGGTGGACGCCCAGACGCTGCTGCTGGAAGTCGAAACGGTGCAGTCGCGCCTGACGGTGGCGGAGGCGGCGCGCACCCGGCTGTTCGTGGAGGGCGCTCCGGCCGAGCACTCGCGGGAATTGCTCAAGGAAGAGGGCTATGTCGCGCACGAGTTCACCGTGTCGCTGACCGAGGGGCAGCGCCTGGCGGTGGAGAAGGTGGTGACGCTCTACTCGTCGAGGGATCACGCCGTGTCCGAGGCGGCGATGGAGGCGAGGCACGCCGCGAGGACGGCGCCCGAGCGCTTCGAGGACCTGGTCTCCACGCACGCGCAGGCCTGGACGCACCTGTGGCGCCGCGCAGATCTCACCCTGGAGCTGGCCGAGCCGAACGGCACCCACCGCGTGCTGCGCCTGCACATCTTCCACCTGCTGCAGACGGTCTCACCGCACAGCATCGACCAGGACGTGGGCGTGCCGGCGCGGGGCTGGCACGGCGAGGCCTACCGGGGACACATCTTCTGGGACGAGCTGTTCATCTTCCCCTTCCTCAACCTGCGGCTGCCCGCCCTGACGCGCGCCATCCTGCGCTACCGCCACCGGCGGCTGCCCCAGGCACGCCAGGCGGCCCGTGAGGCGGGCCACCCGGGCGCCATGTTCCCCTGGCAGAGCGGCAGCAACGGACGCGAGGAGAGCCAATCCCTGCACCTCAATCCCCGCTCGGGGCGCTGGGTGGCGGACGTGACGTCGCTGCAACGCCATATCAACGCGGCCATCGCCTACAACATCTGGCAGTACTACCAGGCCACGGCGGACTCGGAGTTCCTCTACTTCCACGGCGCGGAGATGCTGCTGGAGCTCTCGCGCTTCTGGGCCAGCATGGCCCAGTGGAACCCCGCGCTGAAGCGCTACGAAATCAAGGGCGTGATGGGTCCGGACGAGTACCACACGGGCTACCCGGATCGCGCCGAGCCGGGACTGGACAACAACACCTATACCAACCTCATGGCGGTGTGGGTGCTGTGCAAGGGATTGAAGGTCCTGCGCCTGCTGCCCGCGGAACGCCTCCAGGAGCTGCGCGAGACGCTGCGGCTGGAGGACTCGGAGCTCGCGCACTGGGACGAGGTGAGCCGCCGGATGCGGCTGGTGTTCCACGCGGATGGAATGCTCAGCCAGTTCGAGGGCTATGAACAGCTCCAGGAGTTCGACTGGGAGGGATACCGCGCCCGCTACAAGGACATCCACCGCCTGGATCGCATCCTCGAAGCCGAGGGAGATACCCCCAACCGCTACAAGCTGTCGAAGCAGGCGGATGTGTTGATGCTCTTCTACCTGCTGTCGGCGGAGGAGCTGCGCGAACTGCTCGAGCGGCTCGGCTACCGGATGGAACCGGAGATGATCGGACGCACCGTGGAGTACTACCTGCAACGCACCTCCCACGGCTCGACGCTGAGCGGGGTGGTGCACGCCTGGGTGCTGGCCCGCCGGGATCGTGCGGCCTCGTGGCGGCTCTTCAGCGAGGTCCTCCACAGTGACATCTCGGACGTCCAGGGCGGCACGACCCAGGAGGGCATCCACCTGGGGGCCATGGCCGGCTCGGTGGACCTCATCCAGCGCGCCTACACGGGCATCGAGGTCCGTGGCGGCATGCTGCACTTCAACCCCTACCTGCCCGAGGAGCTGCGGCGGCTGAGGTTCTCGCTGCGCTACCACAAGCACCTGGTGGACGTGGACATCACCCCGGACACCCTGCGGCTCACCGGCCTGTGGAGCGACCAGGAGCCCGCGCTGGATGTCTGTGTGCGGGGAAAATGCCTGCGCCTCCCGCCCCACGAGACCCGGACGATTCCCCTCGGCCCGTGACCTCCAGACTCACGACGCCGGAAGCTGCCCCGCGGCGGGCTCGTCGGCGGACATCACGCGCGGAAGCGTGAAGTAGAACGTGCTTCCCAGCCCCGGCTCGCTCTCGGCCCACAACCGCCCCCCGTGGGCGTCCACGAGCCCCCTCGCGATCGCGAGCCCCAGGCCCGCCCCCTGCTTGTGCCCTTTCCGGGCCTGCCAGAACGGCTCGAAGAGGTGGGGCAGCTCCTCCCCGGAGATTCCCGGCCCCGTGTCGCTCACCGAGAAGCACATCATGTCCCCCAGGGGCCAGGCCCGCAGGGAGATCCGCCCCCCATTCGGCGTGAACTTGAGCGCGTTGCCGAGCAGGTTCGAGAAGATCTGCAGCACCCGATCCCGATCCGCCAGGATCGGAGACGCACCATCCGGGACCTCCACCGAGAGGAGGATGGACTTCTCCCGCGCGAGCTCGCGATGCAGCTCGGCGGCCTCCTGGAGCAGCAGCGCCGTCTCCCGCGGGCCGCTGACCACCGAGAGATGACCCGCCTCCATCCGGGCCACGTCCAGCAGATCCTGGATGAGCCGGTTCGCCCGCTCGACCGCCTTGCGGATGGCCCCGAGCGGCCCCTGGTCCGCCGTCCTCTCTCCCGGTGCCGATCGCCTCAGGAGGACTTCGCTGCTCAAGGAGACGACTTGCAGGGGCGCGCGCAAATCATGGGCGACGACCCGCAGGACCTCGTCGCGCAGACGGATCGCCTGCTCCGTGCGCGCGTGGAGGAAGGCATTGTCGATGGCGAGCCCGGCGCGGCGGGCCAGCTCCTCGGCCAGCTCCAGGTCATGCGCGTCGTACTGGCACTCCGGCCGCGAGATCAGCAGGATGACCGTGCCCAGGATGCGCTCGCGCGCGAGCAACGGCACGACGATGAGCGAGCGGGGATCCAACTGGCGCAGCAGACCCAGGTGATGCGCGTCCTCCGCCGTCGACTCGAGCACCTCCCCGGACAGCTCGGGGAGGAGCACGGGTCGGCCCGTCCGCATGACATTGGCGACGAGGTGCCCCTGCCGGAACGACACATGGGGATGGGTGGCGAACAGCTCTTCCAGCAGCCGTGACTTCTCCTCGGACGCCGCCACCCACTCGAGGTGGGAGACCTGCCCGTCCTCCTCGATGATCTCCACCACGCACCAGTCCGCCAGCGAGGGAACGGCCATCCGTGCCACGGCGAGGAGCGAGGCGCGCGGATCGAGCGAGTCCGCGAGCCTCGGGCCCGCCTCGGCCAGGAAGCGCAAGGCCCGCTCGAGCCGCTTGCTCTCGGAAATGTCCTGGATCTG from Melittangium boletus DSM 14713 includes the following:
- a CDS encoding glycoside hydrolase family 65 protein, whose protein sequence is MNPEPWLFTYEDFAPEREGLREALCTLGNGYFATRGAAPESHADGTHYPGTYLAGGYNRLTTDLSGQVVENEDLVNMPNWLPLTFRLEGEDWFDLRAVTPLEYRQVLDLARGLLLRTVRFVDARGRRTRLEQRRFVHMRDKHLAGQEMVLVPENWSGQVRVRSALDGRVINAGVPRYQRLQGRHLRTLVAEEVDAQTLLLEVETVQSRLTVAEAARTRLFVEGAPAEHSRELLKEEGYVAHEFTVSLTEGQRLAVEKVVTLYSSRDHAVSEAAMEARHAARTAPERFEDLVSTHAQAWTHLWRRADLTLELAEPNGTHRVLRLHIFHLLQTVSPHSIDQDVGVPARGWHGEAYRGHIFWDELFIFPFLNLRLPALTRAILRYRHRRLPQARQAAREAGHPGAMFPWQSGSNGREESQSLHLNPRSGRWVADVTSLQRHINAAIAYNIWQYYQATADSEFLYFHGAEMLLELSRFWASMAQWNPALKRYEIKGVMGPDEYHTGYPDRAEPGLDNNTYTNLMAVWVLCKGLKVLRLLPAERLQELRETLRLEDSELAHWDEVSRRMRLVFHADGMLSQFEGYEQLQEFDWEGYRARYKDIHRLDRILEAEGDTPNRYKLSKQADVLMLFYLLSAEELRELLERLGYRMEPEMIGRTVEYYLQRTSHGSTLSGVVHAWVLARRDRAASWRLFSEVLHSDISDVQGGTTQEGIHLGAMAGSVDLIQRAYTGIEVRGGMLHFNPYLPEELRRLRFSLRYHKHLVDVDITPDTLRLTGLWSDQEPALDVCVRGKCLRLPPHETRTIPLGP
- a CDS encoding PAS domain S-box protein, giving the protein MVFQRRPFRRLVLASLLLPAAGRRLVALLGLGAWAAGPLRRRQARQRRLERSLRLSEALFQGVVSNAFDAIISVDDAQRITLFNRGAERIFGYSADEVLGQPLDLLIPEEFRSRHRHHVQAFDDRARTARQMGERLTVAGLRKGGEVFPAEASIMRSVVDGMRLLTVMLRDITARSRAEEVLRNSEELFRTAFENAPIGMALVSLEGGFLHANSALCELVGYSRRELLSKTFQDITHPSDLEPDLTNVSRLLEGVLGTYQMEKRYFHKQGHVVSVLLTCSLVRGARGEPLYFVGQIQDISESKRLERALRFLAEAGPRLADSLDPRASLLAVARMAVPSLADWCVVEIIEEDGQVSHLEWVAASEEKSRLLEELFATHPHVSFRQGHLVANVMRTGRPVLLPELSGEVLESTAEDAHHLGLLRQLDPRSLIVVPLLARERILGTVILLISRPECQYDAHDLELAEELARRAGLAIDNAFLHARTEQAIRLRDEVLRVVAHDLRAPLQVVSLSSEVLLRRSAPGERTADQGPLGAIRKAVERANRLIQDLLDVARMEAGHLSVVSGPRETALLLQEAAELHRELAREKSILLSVEVPDGASPILADRDRVLQIFSNLLGNALKFTPNGGRISLRAWPLGDMMCFSVSDTGPGISGEELPHLFEPFWQARKGHKQGAGLGLAIARGLVDAHGGRLWAESEPGLGSTFYFTLPRVMSADEPAAGQLPAS